The following DNA comes from Athene noctua chromosome 1, bAthNoc1.hap1.1, whole genome shotgun sequence.
TACATCTCAAACACTAGGGACCAGCAGGATTGCTGATAGCCTGAAGAGCATGTGGTGCTGATCCCTCCATTTCTGCTGCAAGAATCAGGATGACAAGGCAGCAGAGAAGCAAGCACAGAACATCAATGCAGAAGTGAGAGTGAGAGAAATTACTcaagaataaaattttataaaaacaaagacTGTGGCTTTACTTTTTCCTCAAAGCATGAGTTAAATTAAGAACAGTTGCAATTGCAGAAAGATTTCCTTGCAATTACTTTTCCACATCAGAATGTGCTGCAGGAACTTCATGGATGCCTTGGATTAAGGGCATGACCCAAGCAAGGAAGTCAGTTAAAATGAAGGCCATGCAGCCACTGCAGACACAAGAGTGCTCTTCAAGCATACCTTCTCTAAGGAACACGTTCCCTGAGGGAAAAGCATCTCAAAGTCGTGTACACCTTCCCTCAGGAttgcctgccttcctgctccAGGCATCTCTCACCACCTTCGTTCAAATGGCAGAGGGGTAACCAGACATGCACACTGAACAAAGATGAGCTAGATGTCTCCAAAACATGTTGTCTACTTTCTTTATCTGTGATTTTATAAGTGATTTTGTTCTACACCCTCCaagagaggagaagaaaacctGTGTAGGTCAGATACAGAGgctttcacattttaaaagtgaTGGCTTTTCTGGATTTCTCTATTTTCAGGGAGACAAACTTAATTGTAGAGTTGCGCATGCAGAAGAGTTATTCATCCTCAAGTCCAATAGAAGGTCAAGTATGTTTAAGCATGCTATCCTCTCAGAAATCAGGAATTTATGACTTCCAAGCCACTATGGGAACCTAAGGGATGTTTTTACCATGGAGAATATCTGTGTTTTGCACATAATATTTAGGTGTGTATTTAGGACATAGTTTTTTACCAGgcaatgaaaaaggaaaatgttcagATGTGTACTGGCACTGCACATCCTGATGAAATAGCAGCCACATGAAATGGTGGAACTGTGCATCCACAGAACAATCACTCTGAACAGCCCAAGGCTATGTAAGTGTGTAGGAGACGAGTCTGTTCCTCATATTTTATCAGGCCTTTGGAGGCTTAGTATTTCTTCTCTAAAGTGCAAATTTTGATTTTGTGCTCTTGCTTCTTACATGTGGACTAGAGCCCCACATACACAACTGCTTCAGACACTTCTATAGATATTTAGAGGATTGCTGCAAAACTATACCAGCTCCAATGCCACAGTGCATAGCTATACACTGTGCTTTACCTAAGTGCATATGGCCACGTGCACTGAATTTTACTAAAAACATATAAATAGAAGGGAGGAGGGAGCTTGGTGGCAGTTTCAGGAAGGCATGACCAGATCCACACAAACACTTGGGAACAAGGTGCACATGACAGTGCTGCAAAAATCTCTGAGGAGGTTTCATGGGGGTTTCCCAAGAGCAGGTTTATTAAACTGAAGTCAGCATTATTAATTTATTGCCTTCCAGGGACTACAGATACATTTGCTAGAGGATGTAGGGTTGATTTAGGATACACTCAGCTTCATTCCCAGGCAAAGGTGTTCCTGGGGATTATTTGGttttaatgcaataaaataaaaatgtgccGCTGCAGCCAAGAGGAACTGCAGACTGTTACTTATCTGTACATGTGACAGTTTCCTTGATCAGACTCATTTTAGCAGGGCTGACGTAAGTTAAAGACTTGAGtcatttctcctctcctgcatTAATCTATCAGCATGTCCTCCAGATTTCCATGGTGTTATTGCTCAGGTAATTCTCATTCTCGCACCTTGCTTTTGCCCGCCCCCTTCCTCAGTCCTGAACGCTCCTCCCTCCTTAAAAACACAACCTACTGAAGTGCAGCATTGAGCTGGCTGTGTCCTCATCATACTCCTCCTTGGTTTGGGAAGGAGGACTCACAATGCTCCAGATACTCAACTGGCGTTCATCtctcaaaaaaatcccccaaaatttAAAGCGAAACTGGAATCAACTTGCTCCAAAGCAAAAGAGCATCCATTCGGGTTTGGATTTTGAGAGACAAGCAAAGGCATTTGGATTTAGATGATTTCCAATCCCCTGATTTCCATTTGCATCTTTGGGTGTTGCAGCTGCCTTTGTCAGACTGCCTCAAATATTTTATAACTGACCAAGTTAACAGGAGGAAATGTTAGGCCTCTCCCTCTCCTGGCAGAAATGTGGGAGGAAAGGTGATGCCACTCTGGCAGGGATGTCGAGCACTTCCCCCTCTCCCGGCCAGGCTGGCCAACAGTCCCATCCCGTGCCCTGGGGGTTTCAAAAGAAGCACTGTGCAGAAGGCACCCGGCATTCGTCAATGGGGCTGCTCCTGCGCCTGGAAAAACGAGCAGTCCCAGcagcttgtttgtttgtttttacagggGAATACAGGTTCACTCATCATTACAATAAGCACATTCACGTCCGCGCTTAAGCTGGTGCGAGCCTTCCAAGCCCAGCGCTGTGTATGAATGAGCCTAGTAAGAGCTGCAGAGTCTTAGTCAATGTTTTTCAAATTTGGTTCAGTCTGAGGCACCCTGGTTGGAAAAGTATTGCCACGAGCattgtaaattaatattttatattcccTTGAAGTGCCTTTTGAGGAAATTAGCCTTCATTACAGAGGCATCTGCCCTGTAAACACAGCAAACAGATACCTCTGCTGACAAGGACAGCATTGTAGGGCAGGGAAGGAGAGTAAACATTGAATCTATGAGAAGAAAACTGGACTGATTCAGCTGCTGAATCAAACGGGCATGTGCATCACcactccccagcagctccccgaGTTGCACTACCTGCAGCACCCATCCATTTCAGACAGCCATTCCTTTACACCCAGGGAGCAGTACCCCATTGCCCCCCAGACATACCGAAACAATACATCTCAGGGGCATGAGGACCCTCACATTACTGCCAGCAAGGCGGTTCACGATGAGCAAGTTGCAGACATCACAAAAAGATCCCAGACCACAGACTGGGATCTAAACTGGAAAGGCAGCAagagcacagggctgctgcagcgCTGTTTCAGTTTTTGGATTTTGGACCATTTACACAGCCCAACCAGTGCTAGAGTGAGTATTTTTGGCACTGGCTGGGGAGGTTCCTCTGTAGCTGAGCACAGCCAGTCAAACTTGGCTGGCACAAGGCAGGGCTTTTCAAAATGTCTTGTGCTCCAATCGGAAAGCAGCCGAACGCGGCTCTTCTCAGAAAAGTGCTGCCCTTGTCCTTTTTTAATGAAAGCGAACTTGGTATTCAGACGGAGCAGGCCAGAGCTATTTCAGACACGGAAGACAGCAGACACaaatcaatagaaaaaaataacttctttttatttacaaaaaaaaatccaaatattggATGCTGTAAACAAAATTCACAATCTGTTCCCTCTAGAGTCTGTTTTCCATCAGCTTTTTCTGTCTGTGACAAAGCCTATAGTCAAAATGTTCCAAAAGAGCAATCCAAGGAGCAGTTTGCTGCAACAGGATGCCTTGCAGAAGGCAACAGTTGTAAGGAAATCTGAGGGAAAGCAAATCTGCACAGACTCCTACAGACTGCAGGAGCCTGCAGTGCTCTAGCCAAGCTGTCTTGAAATTtgcaggcttctttttttttttttttttttactatttattttgttAGCAAACCATTATTACAACAGCAAAACAGTACActgattttctttcttgcaaGGGAAACTGCATAAAGAAAACCATACAAAAGAATATATTCAAACAGGAGCTGAATATGCAATtatagtttttccttttctgtgcagttttATCTAACACACTTCATTTtctcaataaaaagaaaaaagctttttcttttgaacTGGTAGGAGCTTCTGACATAATGCAAACCAAGCATTTAACAAGAGGTGTTTAGAAGATTTGTGTGAAGGCCTTTGTgcaagataaaaaatattttaagtgcaaTAAGAGAAACTAGAAAAATATCGTTTTGGTCTTCTAATTGCCCTTCTATTGTTAGAAGAAATGTTCTTGCATTTGGGAGGACAGctacatttaaggaaaaaaataatcccatttcAAAGCTCTCAGTTGTTTCATGATCGCTACATTTAACCATGTTTAGCGCCCTGTTGGTTAGGAGTAAATTCAGCTGCAGTACAAACAGTTTTACTGTAATCAGGTCAATGTTTTTAATCAGTTCAGCTCTTTAAAAGGGGCACTGTCTCTTGTAGCACAAGTTCTAACCTTACGTGTGATTGGATGGGAAAAATGATGTCCTACAAAGCAAGAACACAGTCGTTAACTTTAAAAGTACCGGTGTGctgaagaggaggggaaaaaacagtaaaaaaaatgtcaGACTTCATGGAGAGGAAGGTGTGCAAACCGCAGAAATAAACCAGCTTTGAAAAGGGGTTCTTATTTTACTCTTGGCCTGAACTCATGCCTTCTTTCCACCTCTAACACCAGGCACCTTTTAAGCTACAAATAAAACAAAGCCCTACCAGTTCCACCACTTGATCATTAACATATGCAAAACAGATCCAGAATACCTATATAATATATGTAAAAACATATTATATATGTATCAAAATGCAAATGCTGAAAGGTGCAGTTTAGCTCAGAGCCCTGCTGCATGCACTATAAAGTAACTAGCTGCTGtcaatcattaaaaaaacccaacacaataaAATTTGAGCTGAGAGGAAGTAAATCAAAACTTTCTTTcaagcaatgggaaaaaaaaaaaaaaaaaagtgtccttcAAAGGAATAACACATCGCGTCGTGTACTATCAGCGTTCTGTGGTTGTGGCACAGCTATAGATTCTCAAACCCCTTTAAAGAGCAGATGACTCATTTATTTGCTGCAAATAGTTGTGGCGAGAGAAGACATACCACATTACCAGCTGATCCTatttccccagccctccccaaagcTTCCGCTAGCAAACCCTCGCAGGAGCTGGAGGCGAGAGGAACTAGCGGGCCAGGAGCACCCTGCCCGGCCCTCCCGGGGCTGGCGGCGACCTcgccggggctgggggatgcGGAGCCCGGCGGAGGCTGCAGCCAGGGCCGGAGGAAGGGGAGGTGGGGACAAGGGCTGCGACTCAATGCCGGGAATGGCAATGAACCAGCTTTTACGCTTCCTGAAGGActcacagggaaggtgcttcAGTAAACAAATCATGTTCCTATTAAATTGCCTTCAGAGTGAAAAGTACAAAGCGTGACAAAAATAGATGTACCTTACTCGCTCCGTGGGGAAAACAGTGCCAGGACACGAGCCCTCTCCCCCGCCCCTGACTCCTCCAATGCCAGACCCTGCCTGCAACCGGGCAGGGCACAGCGAGTTTTCATTCAAAAGCCTgaactgcttttttcttttttctttttttttttttttttctcctcactaagaaaaagcaaaatattagaGTCAAGTGTCACTTAGTCATTAGGTTTTCAAAGCACGACAAAGAATTTAACACCTTCAGAGATGGCACTGAAGTGAAAACAACAGCAGAGGTTGATTTTTTCCCCCTGCTGGTCTTTCGGGAGAGGAAATGAAAGTGAATAGTTATTGTTCCAATGTAAAGTGATTCCATTTAAATAAAGTACAGTACTGAAATTGTAAATGCAGTGTGACAACCAGATCAAAGATGTTtaatatttgcataaaaatatatatatataatatatatatataaaatataattttaagcaATCGTGCAACACTCTTAAAAAGGGTTCATTTCACATTTGCTAAATTCTAGTGGTCCTGGAATGCATAATGCATTCTATTAAAAATACTCCTTTAAATATTAACAATTAGTGTTCAAATCACCAACTAATACAATATTCTTTAGCTGTCAGGGGGTTTAAATAAACCTATCTTTGATCCACGTTCCACTGAATTATACATCATGGAGGTATGCAGTCACAACATTAGTGGGTTAAATGTCAAAATGGCATTACAGTacaaaatagttaaaaaaaaaaataaccagctAGTCATATGTTTCTCCATCTGTGGAATTATTATGGCTCACAAGCAACCCACTGAATTACTGTAATCCTTGTTCTTGCAACCAAAGACATTATCTGAATCCCACCTTAATCCTGACTGGTTCATTTACTCCAAATTTCTAGGTGTGGGTTAAAAATTCACTGCAAGGTGCCCACTGTCCTATGATATCCTGTTGCAAACTGGAAAACACATAGTACTTTATTTAAACATTCCTTAATTGCTACATTTTCCTAGACCACATTAATATatattgtgtgtgtatatatatagatatacaccTATaacatgtacatatatacacacacaaacatatatacacacatacacacacgtacCTAGGATAATAGCACACTGACATAACATTAACTCTATACAGgtatttgccaagaaaaaaaatagggcaTTTCCTCCACCACTTATTCACAAgcttatggttttgtttttaatccttgTGTCCCTGATAAAACAAAATGCATGGTTAAACCACAaaactatatttttttctcacttcaaATTCTATGAAGGCATCAGGCACTTTTGATTACTGTTGGTGTGTACAAATATAGcaacatctttcttttcttttatatatatatatatatgtatatactttaCTGTATCTTCTTTGCTCGGATAACTTATTTGTGAAATCTTTGGTCCTTGAGTATATTCTGTTTGCCACAGCTGGTTTTCCTGCattctcacatttttaaaatgtgaggcACACACACAGCTGGAAATAATGGACTTTGTCATCATACATGTTTCTCTTTTTATAACTGTACCAATCCACTACTGTTCATTTGGAGCAAGCTGTTTCTGGTAAAGCGTTCTAGTCAAGCAAGCTATACATTCTACACGGTCAATCCATAGACGGCACTTGCTGCAAACCCCAAACGCAGTAATTCcaatatacatttttattcagCTTATCTCTGCTTTATGCCTCTAACTTTTAATTCCTGAATATATATAGAATTGTTTTttgtgaattttttctttttgttttttttttttttgttttgtttctttcatattCTCCCTTTTGCAGATCCCATTCTAGagtatgaataaaaataaaagaaaataaggctTTCCCACCTTCTCTATGCCAAAGCTATGGGAGCAGATATTGCCAACCCATATTGTCATCAAGCATTCGTCCCTCGCTTATTTCAGGGGAAGCTGGTTGCTTTTAATGACAGGCCTCTTGTGCTCTGGGGTAGGATCCAATTATTTGGGGGTCCTTTCTCGATCATGCTCCCGTTATTTATTAGAAGAACCACAAGCTTTTCCCAAGCTTGAAAACTAGAGCAGATCATCATTGCACAAAACACCCCATTTTAAAGGGACGCATTGTCCCTTCCTACCTCTTAGAAAATGTTCTGCCCACCAGGTCTACTAATTTCTGTCCTTAATTACAGGGCAGCCAAGTAGAGTATGTGTGCTGCTGGCAAGGGAACACCGTCTGAACCTGGGCAATATAGTAATTGCTGAAGTTGGCATCTGCTACATATGGGGCTGGCTGGTAATAGCAGGTGACATTGGCCACATTGGGGATGATATTTTGCTCGGCTAGGACCCGGATGGCCAGCATGGTGATCAGATTCAGAGTCTGTCTCCTCTCATGTCCCATCAGGCACACTGTGCTCTCATTCACCACACCGTGAAGGGTCATGAGATAGTCATACTTGCGGTCCTCTAATCCCACAAAGTGGTTCTGCAAGTAGGACTCCAGCTTTCTCTGCTGTTCTCCAATGTCTGAGAAGTCAATGAAAAACCTCGAACACATGTATCTCTGCAGGGACTTAATCTCGGATTCGGAGGCAGCCCTAAAGCCCCTTACCAAAAGGTTGCAGTACTTCAGAAGACCACCTCCTCTGATTTCTTCTGGGTTTCTGGTGGCAATTATCTTGTTGCAGAGGTGATCAAAGGCTTCCTGGAAATCCCCATAGACGCTCTCACCAATGATAGTCGGGTGAAAAGTTTCAGTCATCGGATTCTCTGAGCACTcataaaaaagcagcagggagtcCAGCTTGATTTGAAAGGAATCGACACTGAATTCAAACTGCCGCCTCAGAG
Coding sequences within:
- the TENT5A gene encoding terminal nucleotidyltransferase 5A; the protein is MADDEKAGGSPGGSYAGGCESAQCNVLSWEQVQRLDRILSETIPIHGRGNFPTLAMQPRQIVKVVRSRLEEKGIGLRDVRLNGSAASHVLHQDSGLGYKDLDLIFCADLKGEAEFQTVKDVVLDCLLDFLPEGVNKEKITPLTLKEAYVQKMVKVCNDSDRWSLISLSNNSGKNVELKFVDSLRRQFEFSVDSFQIKLDSLLLFYECSENPMTETFHPTIIGESVYGDFQEAFDHLCNKIIATRNPEEIRGGGLLKYCNLLVRGFRAASESEIKSLQRYMCSRFFIDFSDIGEQQRKLESYLQNHFVGLEDRKYDYLMTLHGVVNESTVCLMGHERRQTLNLITMLAIRVLAEQNIIPNVANVTCYYQPAPYVADANFSNYYIAQVQTVFPCQQHTYSTWLPCN